The following coding sequences are from one Leptolyngbya sp. NIES-3755 window:
- a CDS encoding 3-mercaptopyruvate sulfurtransferase (similar to AA sequence:cyanobase_aa:LBDG_34540) gives MPEVAIDPAWLAEHLNDPDIAIADCRFALMQPELGRQQYEVEHIPGAYYFDLNQDLSSPVQKHGGRHPLPDPDRLSAKLSAMGITPSTLVIAYDDSRFGFAARFWWLLRYLGHDRVKVLDGGFTNWKNSSYPITTIEPPSKSGNFTPQIRTDWIVDIETVKAKKDSPNIVLIDSREAERFRGEREPIDPIAGHIPGAINFPWQAATDDRGFLKSQDWSDLELKDEILVYCGSGVTACVNLLSLADSGIAHAKLYPGSWSDWCSYLV, from the coding sequence ATGCCCGAAGTTGCAATCGATCCCGCTTGGTTAGCTGAACATCTAAATGATCCCGATATTGCGATCGCAGATTGTCGTTTCGCCCTAATGCAACCTGAACTCGGACGGCAACAATACGAAGTGGAACACATTCCAGGCGCTTACTATTTTGATCTGAATCAAGATCTTTCCAGTCCAGTTCAAAAACATGGCGGACGGCATCCTTTACCTGACCCCGATCGACTTTCTGCCAAACTTTCCGCAATGGGGATCACGCCTTCTACTCTAGTGATCGCATACGATGATTCGCGGTTTGGATTTGCTGCACGATTCTGGTGGTTACTTCGCTATTTGGGACACGATCGCGTAAAAGTTCTTGACGGTGGCTTTACGAATTGGAAGAACTCAAGTTATCCCATCACAACGATCGAGCCTCCATCCAAGTCTGGAAACTTCACGCCTCAAATTCGCACCGATTGGATTGTTGATATCGAAACGGTTAAAGCCAAGAAAGATTCACCCAATATTGTCTTAATCGATTCGCGAGAAGCAGAACGATTTCGCGGAGAACGTGAGCCAATTGATCCGATCGCAGGTCACATTCCAGGCGCAATTAATTTTCCTTGGCAAGCTGCGACCGACGATCGTGGTTTTCTCAAATCCCAAGACTGGTCAGATCTCGAATTAAAAGATGAAATTCTTGTCTACTGCGGCTCTGGTGTAACGGCTTGCGTCAATTTATTGTCACTTGCCGATTCGGGGATCGCTCATGCCAAACTCTATCCGGGAAGTTGGAGTGACTGGTGTTCGTATCTGGTTTAG
- a CDS encoding hypothetical protein (conserved exported hypothetical protein;~similar to AA sequence:cyanobase_aa:LBDG_34530), producing the protein MSFLRLVFAIVLPPVAVFMTSGVSSALFVSILLTLIGWVPGVIHALWYLQKTDERRGAY; encoded by the coding sequence ATGAGTTTTTTACGTTTAGTATTCGCGATCGTACTTCCGCCCGTGGCAGTCTTTATGACTTCGGGAGTTAGCTCTGCATTATTCGTGAGCATTTTGTTAACGCTAATTGGTTGGGTTCCGGGTGTCATTCATGCCCTTTGGTATCTGCAAAAAACAGATGAGCGTCGCGGCGCTTACTAA
- a CDS encoding hypothetical protein (similar to AA sequence:cyanobase_aa:LBDG_34520), producing MGGVFNLIKKLFSGIFSFIGGILGGNKSGYYMEAEPLPAKAVAKAEELKEDAKSAVAAVKATVSSAAESVTEEVKEAAVTTEATAKTAVKSVKAKATKVEPVTAEKAETNGSPNGAKPPVPATTLNLPQPTTSFATEYLVPKPTNTRRRPGANMNSYLEMAKTVKTPNN from the coding sequence ATGGGCGGTGTCTTTAACTTAATTAAAAAACTCTTTAGCGGCATTTTCTCCTTCATTGGAGGAATTCTCGGTGGCAACAAGTCTGGTTACTACATGGAAGCTGAACCTCTGCCCGCGAAAGCTGTCGCGAAAGCCGAAGAACTCAAAGAAGACGCGAAATCAGCGGTTGCGGCTGTCAAAGCAACTGTCAGTTCTGCGGCTGAGTCTGTCACTGAAGAGGTCAAAGAAGCTGCTGTAACAACCGAGGCAACTGCGAAGACTGCGGTGAAATCGGTCAAGGCGAAAGCGACTAAGGTTGAACCTGTTACGGCTGAAAAGGCTGAAACGAATGGTTCACCCAATGGAGCAAAACCGCCAGTTCCAGCAACAACGCTGAATCTTCCTCAACCGACGACGAGCTTTGCGACTGAGTACCTAGTTCCGAAACCCACGAATACTCGTCGTCGTCCTGGTGCGAATATGAATTCGTATCTTGAAATGGCGAAAACTGTCAAGACTCCGAATAACTAA
- a CDS encoding rhomboid family protein (similar to AA sequence:cyanobase_aa:LBDG_34510) → MFPVSDDNPTRITPYVTYGIIAVNVLVFIYQLSLTPPELENFFYTWAVVPRQLTASFLGEPLRFQPFPEWVTLITSQFLHGGFAHIAGNMLFLWIFGNNVEDRLGHIRFLIFYIACGMLAALTQWFFSANSNIPSLGASGAIAGVMGAYILKFPGAAVTTIIPPFIFFPFRIPAWAYLGVWFIQQAFYGFASLNVPANIGMEQGGVAYWAHAGGFVFGAILGPLLGLFSNRDRRYSP, encoded by the coding sequence GTGTTTCCGGTCAGCGACGACAATCCAACCCGTATCACTCCATACGTCACTTATGGAATCATTGCGGTCAACGTTCTAGTCTTTATTTATCAGTTATCACTCACGCCGCCTGAGCTAGAAAACTTCTTCTACACTTGGGCAGTTGTCCCACGTCAGCTAACCGCCAGTTTTCTCGGTGAGCCACTGCGATTCCAACCGTTTCCAGAATGGGTCACACTGATTACTTCTCAGTTTCTTCATGGTGGATTTGCTCACATTGCAGGAAACATGTTATTCCTCTGGATCTTCGGAAACAACGTCGAAGATCGGTTAGGACACATTCGATTTTTGATTTTCTATATTGCTTGTGGAATGTTGGCTGCCTTGACGCAGTGGTTTTTCTCAGCGAACTCGAATATTCCATCGCTTGGAGCCAGTGGCGCGATCGCGGGCGTAATGGGCGCATATATTTTGAAATTCCCTGGAGCCGCAGTCACAACGATCATTCCGCCATTTATCTTTTTCCCCTTCCGAATTCCCGCTTGGGCGTATCTTGGCGTTTGGTTTATTCAGCAAGCCTTTTATGGATTTGCCAGCTTGAACGTTCCTGCCAATATTGGAATGGAGCAAGGTGGAGTCGCATACTGGGCACACGCAGGCGGATTCGTCTTTGGAGCCATTTTGGGACCGTTACTTGGACTCTTCTCAAATCGCGATCGACGCTACTCGCCATAA
- a CDS encoding 1-(5-phosphoribosyl)-5-((5-phosphoribosylamino) m ethylideneamino) imidazole-4-carboxamide isomerase (similar to AA sequence:cyanobase_aa:LBDG_34500), with protein sequence MEVIPAIDLLDGKCVRLYQGDYNQSQVFNDDPVAVAKQWEAQGATRLHLVDLDGAKVGHPVNLDVIRSIVEALEIPVEVGGGLRDRDAVAALLSTGVRWAILGTVAVEKPELVAQLCGEFPGQIIVGIDARNGKVATKGWLETSEVLATDLAERMAQLGAAAIIYTDIHRDGTMQGPNLEALRDLASIAAIPVIASGGVSSLTDLLSLLALEPQGVTGAIVGKALYTGDVSLQEAVRAVGQGRWQDIPPDFGSSAFA encoded by the coding sequence ATGGAAGTGATTCCCGCGATCGATCTACTCGATGGCAAATGTGTTCGGCTGTATCAAGGTGATTACAATCAGTCGCAAGTGTTTAATGATGATCCCGTTGCAGTCGCGAAACAATGGGAAGCTCAAGGGGCGACTCGATTACATCTGGTGGATTTGGATGGCGCAAAGGTGGGACATCCGGTGAATTTGGATGTGATTCGATCGATTGTGGAAGCGCTTGAGATCCCGGTTGAAGTTGGGGGAGGATTACGCGATCGAGATGCAGTCGCGGCATTACTTTCGACAGGTGTGAGGTGGGCAATTCTTGGAACAGTTGCGGTTGAAAAGCCTGAATTGGTGGCGCAACTATGCGGTGAATTTCCGGGGCAGATTATTGTCGGAATTGATGCACGAAATGGGAAAGTCGCGACGAAAGGATGGCTTGAGACTTCGGAAGTGTTAGCGACTGATTTGGCAGAGCGAATGGCGCAATTGGGAGCAGCGGCAATTATTTACACGGATATTCATCGAGATGGAACGATGCAGGGTCCGAATTTGGAAGCCTTGAGGGATTTGGCATCGATCGCGGCAATTCCAGTGATTGCTTCGGGTGGCGTGAGTTCATTAACAGATTTATTGAGTTTGTTAGCATTAGAGCCGCAAGGAGTGACGGGAGCGATCGTTGGAAAGGCACTGTACACCGGAGATGTTTCACTTCAAGAAGCAGTTCGGGCAGTCGGTCAAGGACGATGGCAAGATATTCCGCCTGATTTTGGTTCATCTGCATTCGCATAG
- a CDS encoding peptidase M48 Ste24p (similar to AA sequence:cyanobase_aa:LBDG_34490), with protein MKKQTARKRFRWSLPRFVVLCCALLLLVRPIVFAISVSATSPPVEAKPTEAKPAEESKPPELTEREKKLIEADRLFKAGDKAGAEKLYREVKPAFTGVTEATVQEVITDPEKLSPGGQVYWRESEAGLAQNLESRIFVPLELLVKNYPQFVPGQLRYAEALEKYGKKEQALTVLEKAATQFPSQPELIKAKVAAYAKNEKWIEASIASRQFALLNPDHPQSAEFAKLADDYQDRYQRQLRARLRGNLIGGILTGAIGYALTGSLFGPLTAVQNTALLLRGESAVGDRVKRQAQRQLDLVEDKEVNDYVNGLGQKLATAAGRKEFKYEFYVILDDKLNAFALPGGKVFINAGAIEKANSEAELAGLLGHEISHAVLSHSFQLITEGTLTANITQFIPYVGGLLTDISTLSYSREMERQADVLGTRLLASTNYASDGLYNLMVTLQKQEEKEQRNRPPAWLASHPLPNDRVSYLQELITTTGYNRYAFEGIEQHRAIQTKVSQLLKEHKAREDKKDDRQNRNE; from the coding sequence ATGAAGAAGCAAACTGCGCGGAAACGGTTTCGCTGGTCTCTTCCAAGGTTCGTCGTCCTTTGTTGTGCCCTTTTGCTTCTGGTTCGCCCGATCGTATTCGCGATTTCTGTTTCTGCCACTTCGCCACCTGTTGAAGCAAAACCAACAGAAGCCAAACCCGCAGAAGAATCAAAACCTCCTGAACTCACAGAGCGTGAGAAGAAACTGATTGAAGCCGATCGATTATTCAAAGCAGGGGATAAAGCGGGAGCCGAAAAACTTTACCGCGAAGTGAAACCTGCTTTTACAGGAGTGACTGAAGCAACAGTTCAAGAAGTTATCACTGATCCTGAAAAGCTCTCACCTGGGGGTCAAGTTTACTGGCGTGAATCAGAAGCGGGACTCGCTCAGAACTTGGAAAGTCGAATTTTTGTACCTTTAGAATTGCTCGTGAAGAACTATCCGCAGTTCGTTCCAGGACAGTTGCGATATGCGGAAGCGCTTGAGAAATATGGCAAGAAAGAGCAAGCCTTAACCGTTCTAGAAAAAGCTGCGACTCAGTTTCCAAGTCAGCCTGAATTGATCAAAGCGAAAGTTGCGGCTTATGCGAAGAATGAGAAATGGATTGAAGCATCGATCGCATCTCGACAATTTGCCTTACTCAACCCGGATCATCCTCAATCTGCTGAATTCGCCAAGCTTGCAGATGACTATCAAGACCGTTATCAAAGACAATTACGTGCCCGATTGCGCGGAAATTTGATTGGCGGCATTCTCACAGGTGCGATCGGGTATGCGCTAACTGGAAGTTTATTTGGTCCACTCACCGCAGTTCAAAACACCGCATTGCTACTTCGTGGAGAGTCCGCAGTTGGCGATCGAGTCAAGCGTCAAGCTCAACGACAACTTGATCTCGTCGAGGATAAAGAAGTCAATGACTATGTGAATGGATTGGGTCAGAAGCTTGCAACTGCGGCAGGACGAAAGGAATTTAAGTACGAATTTTATGTGATTCTTGATGACAAGTTGAATGCGTTTGCGCTTCCGGGTGGGAAAGTCTTTATCAATGCAGGCGCGATCGAGAAAGCGAATTCTGAAGCGGAACTGGCTGGACTGCTCGGACATGAAATCTCTCACGCAGTGCTATCCCACAGTTTTCAATTGATCACAGAAGGAACATTAACTGCAAACATCACTCAGTTCATTCCTTATGTCGGTGGATTGCTCACGGACATCTCTACTTTGAGCTATAGCCGCGAGATGGAACGCCAAGCTGATGTTCTCGGAACTCGCTTACTCGCATCAACAAACTATGCTTCAGATGGTTTGTACAATCTAATGGTCACTCTGCAAAAACAAGAAGAAAAGGAACAGCGAAATCGTCCTCCAGCTTGGTTAGCTTCGCATCCATTACCAAATGATCGAGTGAGCTATCTACAAGAACTGATTACGACGACCGGATATAATCGCTATGCGTTTGAAGGAATTGAACAGCATAGAGCGATTCAAACTAAGGTGAGTCAGTTGTTGAAAGAGCATAAAGCGCGGGAAGACAAGAAAGACGATCGACAAAATCGCAATGAGTAA
- a CDS encoding hypothetical protein (similar to AA sequence:cyanobase_aa:Npun_F4279), whose amino-acid sequence MPIGKRSSTHLEKAQNRLSAIKSINSSLDLGKGLSVQAYASLVEKTRNRIEIYNSTLSMLNADRVAMEEAEKELKELNERMLLGIALEFGKDSPEYEIAGGIRKSKRKRPARKKTTQEEQAALN is encoded by the coding sequence ATGCCGATTGGAAAACGGTCTTCAACTCATCTGGAAAAAGCTCAAAATCGCTTGTCTGCTATCAAAAGCATCAATTCAAGTTTAGATTTAGGTAAAGGCTTATCAGTTCAAGCTTATGCAAGCCTGGTTGAGAAAACGCGCAATCGGATTGAAATCTATAATTCCACCTTGTCCATGCTCAATGCCGATCGTGTTGCAATGGAGGAAGCTGAAAAAGAACTGAAAGAACTGAACGAGCGAATGCTGCTTGGAATTGCTCTGGAGTTTGGCAAAGACAGTCCTGAATATGAGATTGCAGGCGGGATTCGTAAGAGTAAGCGCAAACGTCCCGCTCGGAAAAAGACGACGCAAGAGGAGCAAGCCGCACTCAATTAG
- a CDS encoding hypothetical protein (similar to AA sequence:cyanobase_aa:PCC7424_1469), with amino-acid sequence MEKTLIDYLEAVNDRETFIEFVRALIRDREAPVLKEQQAPESQRGYGSFGWQNCSIESYFEAALACVEAHADRDDILKEPTWRSFAEFLYVGKIYE; translated from the coding sequence ATGGAAAAGACACTGATTGATTATCTTGAAGCGGTCAACGATCGAGAAACGTTTATCGAGTTTGTTCGGGCATTAATTCGCGATCGAGAAGCACCCGTTTTGAAAGAACAGCAAGCCCCTGAATCGCAAAGAGGATATGGATCGTTTGGCTGGCAGAATTGTTCGATCGAGTCTTATTTCGAGGCGGCGTTGGCTTGCGTTGAGGCTCATGCGGATCGAGACGACATTTTGAAAGAACCGACTTGGCGATCGTTTGCTGAGTTTCTTTATGTTGGCAAGATTTATGAATGA
- a CDS encoding type II site-specific deoxyribonuclease (similar to AA sequence:cyanobase_aa:MAE29970) yields the protein MNGMTTFLTDSTDITRIHLSSRLDLKQQSELGQFLTPASIARLMAGQFSHPTNHIHLLDPGAGIGTLTAAFVERLLSAPHQIKSCQITAYEVETAFLSSLNQCLTECCLALEDRGIRAHYSLHERSFIEAIAETTLPLFSAPHVGFTHAILNPPYKKINSQSIERKILSSLGIETVNFYSAFVWLAMQQLAENGEIVAITPRSFCNGTYFRPFRKAFLESMSIKRIHIFESRSTVFAENAVLQENVIFHATKTKHKPETIEITSNSKDGIDTISELRNVHYQEIVKLDDPEKYIHITTNVLDDALRTQIDQFPSTLEQLGLEVSTGPVVDFRLKSALRTCLNDQNVPLIYPESLKAGKVQFPPSKPRKSIAIEHNSETSKWLIQPGWYVLIKRFSAKEEKRRIVAAVCSPMDVSAFSQANGKAIGIENHLNYYHAKGKGMNPDLARGLAAFLNSTLFDTFFRQFSGHTQVNATDLRRVKYPCKDDLIQLGKQISDSYFDQDQLDTLVHKSLSVMSEATRAVQASRRIEEALAILKEISAPREQQNERSALCLLALADIQPDTPWNQATAPRRRITEMMDWFREHYGKQYAPNTRETVRRQTMHQFVQMGMVVENPDRPDRPINSPKWCYQLHQQALSLLQSYGSEQWEEARRNYAISVTNLLQSRNRDIPMIPVTLPNGQAIELSSDGQNVLIKQILENFCPRFTPGGVVLYVGDAGDKFIINETQKFREIGVELDPHGKMPDVVIDYEQQDWPVLIEAVTSHGPVNLKRHNELKKLFRSSRKGLVFVTAFPSRKEMTRYLAEISWETEVWVADQPDHMIHFNGERFLGPYSDRNK from the coding sequence ATGAACGGCATGACGACGTTTCTCACCGACTCAACAGACATCACAAGAATTCATCTCTCTTCAAGACTAGATTTGAAGCAGCAAAGTGAATTGGGACAGTTTTTGACACCTGCGTCGATCGCTCGTCTCATGGCAGGGCAATTTAGCCATCCAACAAATCACATCCATCTTCTAGATCCTGGAGCAGGCATCGGAACTTTGACGGCTGCATTCGTGGAACGGCTGTTGAGCGCTCCTCATCAAATTAAAAGCTGTCAAATTACAGCCTATGAAGTTGAAACTGCATTTCTATCGTCGCTAAATCAATGTTTAACAGAATGTTGTTTGGCTTTAGAGGATAGAGGAATCCGCGCACATTATTCTTTACATGAAAGAAGTTTTATAGAAGCTATTGCTGAGACAACTTTACCTCTATTTTCTGCACCTCATGTTGGATTTACTCATGCAATCCTGAATCCTCCTTACAAAAAGATTAACAGTCAGTCGATCGAGAGAAAAATTCTTTCAAGTCTTGGAATTGAAACCGTTAATTTCTACAGCGCATTTGTGTGGCTCGCGATGCAGCAGCTTGCAGAGAATGGTGAGATTGTTGCAATTACTCCCAGAAGTTTCTGTAACGGCACATATTTTCGCCCTTTTCGTAAAGCCTTTTTGGAGAGCATGAGTATTAAAAGGATTCACATTTTTGAAAGTCGATCGACTGTTTTTGCAGAAAACGCAGTCCTACAAGAAAACGTTATTTTTCATGCTACTAAGACAAAGCATAAGCCTGAAACGATAGAAATCACGAGCAATTCTAAAGATGGAATAGATACAATCTCAGAGCTAAGAAATGTTCATTATCAAGAGATTGTTAAACTTGATGATCCTGAGAAGTATATTCATATCACGACAAACGTTTTGGATGATGCTCTGAGGACGCAGATTGATCAATTTCCATCTACTTTGGAACAACTTGGATTAGAAGTATCAACAGGTCCGGTGGTGGATTTTCGGCTTAAATCCGCTTTGCGAACTTGTTTGAATGATCAAAATGTTCCATTGATTTACCCAGAATCGCTAAAAGCAGGGAAAGTGCAATTTCCGCCGAGTAAGCCTCGAAAGTCGATCGCGATCGAACACAACTCAGAAACCAGCAAATGGCTAATTCAACCAGGATGGTATGTATTAATTAAACGGTTCTCAGCAAAAGAGGAGAAACGGCGTATCGTTGCGGCAGTCTGTTCTCCAATGGATGTATCCGCGTTCTCGCAAGCGAATGGCAAAGCCATCGGGATTGAGAATCATCTAAATTACTATCATGCGAAAGGCAAAGGGATGAATCCTGATCTTGCAAGAGGTTTAGCCGCCTTTCTAAATTCAACTTTGTTCGATACTTTCTTCCGACAATTCAGTGGACATACACAAGTAAATGCAACTGATTTACGACGAGTAAAATATCCCTGCAAAGATGACTTAATTCAATTAGGAAAACAAATTAGTGATTCTTATTTTGATCAAGACCAACTCGATACTCTTGTCCACAAATCTCTATCCGTTATGAGTGAAGCAACCCGCGCAGTGCAAGCAAGTAGACGAATTGAAGAAGCACTGGCAATCTTGAAAGAGATTTCGGCTCCAAGAGAACAACAAAATGAGCGATCGGCACTTTGTTTACTTGCATTAGCAGACATTCAACCTGATACGCCTTGGAATCAAGCCACTGCACCAAGACGCAGAATCACAGAAATGATGGATTGGTTTCGAGAACATTATGGAAAACAGTACGCGCCCAATACCCGCGAAACCGTTCGACGACAGACGATGCACCAGTTTGTGCAAATGGGTATGGTCGTTGAGAATCCTGATCGACCCGATCGACCAATTAACAGTCCAAAATGGTGCTACCAACTTCATCAACAAGCATTATCACTTCTACAATCCTACGGTTCTGAACAATGGGAAGAAGCACGTCGAAACTATGCGATTTCAGTGACAAATCTATTGCAAAGCAGAAATCGAGACATTCCGATGATTCCTGTAACTTTGCCGAATGGTCAAGCGATCGAGCTTTCATCTGATGGACAAAACGTATTAATCAAACAGATTCTAGAAAACTTCTGTCCTAGATTCACGCCTGGAGGTGTGGTTCTCTATGTGGGTGATGCTGGGGACAAGTTCATCATCAACGAAACTCAAAAATTTCGAGAAATTGGAGTCGAGTTAGACCCGCATGGAAAAATGCCAGATGTTGTGATTGATTATGAACAGCAAGACTGGCCTGTTTTGATTGAAGCTGTGACCAGTCACGGTCCTGTCAATTTGAAACGACATAATGAACTGAAGAAACTTTTTCGATCGAGTCGTAAGGGCTTAGTATTCGTGACTGCTTTCCCAAGTCGTAAGGAAATGACTCGATATCTCGCTGAGATTTCTTGGGAAACCGAAGTTTGGGTCGCAGATCAGCCCGATCACATGATTCATTTTAATGGCGAGAGGTTTTTGGGACCTTATAGCGATCGTAACAAGTGA
- a CDS encoding transcriptional regulator containing helix turn helix domain protein (similar to AA sequence:cyanobase_aa:AM1_2099): MDIRPIKTEADYQEALKEIESLFDAAPNTPECDRLEILSTLVDSYEKTHFPIELPDPIEAIQYYMDTRGWSRRDLEPCLGSRARVSEILSRKRSLTLEMIRKLNQELGIPAEILIQPYESMQASA; this comes from the coding sequence GTGGATATTCGACCGATCAAGACTGAAGCTGACTATCAAGAAGCTCTGAAAGAGATCGAATCACTCTTTGATGCGGCTCCAAATACTCCTGAGTGCGATCGATTAGAGATTCTCAGTACCCTAGTCGATTCTTATGAGAAGACTCACTTTCCGATCGAACTTCCTGATCCAATTGAGGCGATTCAATACTATATGGATACTCGTGGATGGTCGCGCCGTGACTTAGAGCCATGTTTGGGAAGCCGCGCAAGAGTCTCTGAGATTTTGTCTCGCAAACGCTCTTTAACACTAGAGATGATTCGGAAACTGAATCAAGAGTTAGGAATCCCCGCTGAGATTCTGATTCAGCCTTATGAGTCGATGCAAGCTTCTGCTTAA
- a CDS encoding hypothetical protein (similar to AA sequence:cyanobase_aa:MAE61300), whose amino-acid sequence MIVDIPTGDDFKASGIDLLNLGWGILVDLLQKIEDAQNFYEWNICNESGEDKEDKDEALSQATAKYWEKAQRPLSTALSLIQQGTEFLLKGHIADISPYLLISGEPSSYPKKSHERDIRFSEFKTIDAQDLIRLYNTVSHSSKRLPESFQRKFEDLRSKRNIVMHTVDSNLSLSIKDLFISILEIHHYLSSELWVETRRSFIKNQPMSVMADNLELYEYDKFDRVIYELNLEVSLVMKLLQSSETQKFFKFQKRQRSYICPNCYSEAFEETYVEAGAEMPALAQLFPNEPNSTSVWCAVCNEVSKVAREDCRDTDCLGNVIDESYGICLTCGASID is encoded by the coding sequence ATGATTGTAGATATTCCAACAGGCGATGATTTCAAAGCATCTGGTATTGATCTCCTTAACTTAGGATGGGGAATACTTGTAGATTTGTTACAGAAAATTGAGGATGCTCAAAACTTTTATGAGTGGAATATCTGCAACGAAAGCGGCGAAGATAAGGAAGACAAAGATGAGGCACTTTCTCAAGCGACTGCGAAGTATTGGGAGAAAGCACAGCGACCGTTAAGCACTGCACTCTCTCTCATCCAGCAAGGCACTGAATTTCTACTTAAAGGTCACATCGCTGACATTAGCCCTTATCTACTCATTTCAGGAGAGCCAAGCAGTTATCCCAAAAAATCTCACGAACGCGACATACGTTTTAGTGAATTCAAAACGATTGACGCTCAGGATTTGATTAGACTGTACAACACTGTTTCACATTCATCTAAGCGCTTGCCAGAAAGCTTTCAACGCAAATTTGAAGACCTTAGAAGCAAGCGAAATATAGTTATGCACACAGTGGATTCAAATTTAAGTTTAAGTATCAAAGATTTGTTTATTTCAATTTTGGAGATTCATCATTATCTTTCATCAGAACTATGGGTTGAAACTCGAAGAAGCTTTATAAAAAATCAGCCTATGTCGGTAATGGCTGACAACCTGGAGCTATATGAATATGACAAATTTGATCGGGTTATTTATGAGTTGAACCTTGAAGTTAGTCTTGTGATGAAGCTACTACAATCTTCCGAAACCCAGAAGTTCTTCAAATTTCAAAAGAGGCAGAGGAGTTATATTTGTCCAAATTGTTACTCAGAAGCTTTTGAAGAAACTTATGTAGAAGCTGGAGCAGAAATGCCTGCACTAGCTCAGCTCTTTCCGAATGAGCCAAATAGTACTTCTGTTTGGTGTGCTGTCTGCAACGAAGTTAGCAAAGTGGCACGAGAAGATTGCCGTGATACTGATTGTCTGGGAAATGTAATTGATGAATCTTATGGAATTTGCCTTACTTGTGGAGCAAGCATAGATTAA